From Streptomyces durmitorensis, a single genomic window includes:
- a CDS encoding thioesterase II family protein has product MASSWNTWLRVFTPRPRARIRLVCFPHAGGAASAFRDWGALLPAAIEVAVVQYPGRQDRLGDTLPRDVAELAAWTAAAVGERLDRPTAFFGHSMGATVAFEAARLLQPRFPTPLVRLFASARKAPAHCRPNGLSLDDATVKEFVRSLGGEGAALLENEELSRLVLPVLRHDLGMVESYRPVSGAPLTCPITAIIGKDDPSVTQADAERWGACTMAACRVRQLDGGHFYFEKSPLDVMGLLVEGLLTTEAAHV; this is encoded by the coding sequence ATGGCCTCTTCCTGGAACACCTGGCTGCGTGTCTTCACACCACGCCCCCGCGCTCGCATCCGGCTCGTCTGCTTCCCGCACGCCGGAGGCGCCGCGAGCGCCTTCCGCGACTGGGGTGCTCTGCTGCCCGCCGCGATCGAGGTCGCCGTCGTGCAGTACCCCGGCCGGCAGGACCGCTTGGGCGACACCTTGCCGCGGGACGTCGCCGAACTCGCCGCGTGGACCGCGGCCGCCGTCGGGGAACGGCTCGACCGGCCGACGGCGTTCTTCGGCCACAGCATGGGCGCCACCGTGGCCTTCGAGGCGGCCCGGTTGCTCCAGCCCCGCTTCCCCACCCCGCTGGTGCGTCTCTTCGCCTCGGCCCGCAAAGCCCCCGCCCACTGCCGCCCCAACGGGCTGAGCCTGGACGACGCCACGGTCAAGGAGTTCGTACGCAGCCTGGGAGGCGAGGGCGCGGCCCTGCTGGAGAACGAGGAACTGTCCCGCCTCGTCCTGCCCGTCCTGCGCCACGACCTGGGCATGGTGGAGAGCTACCGGCCTGTCTCCGGCGCCCCCTTGACCTGCCCGATCACCGCGATCATCGGCAAGGACGACCCGTCCGTCACCCAGGCCGACGCCGAACGCTGGGGCGCCTGCACCATGGCCGCCTGCCGGGTGCGCCAACTGGACGGCGGCCACTTCTACTTCGAGAAGTCGCCGCTCGATGTCATGGGCCTGCTCGTGGAGGGCCTGCTGACGACGGAGGCGGCGCATGTCTGA
- a CDS encoding acyl carrier protein, with the protein MTAPADPLARETLAAWLTECVAAHVRMAPEDIKPAEPMSSYGLDSIGATSLLVQIEERVGHELDANVPWEYPTIDALTDFVLQLESPDSASGRVGAA; encoded by the coding sequence ATGACCGCCCCCGCCGACCCCTTGGCACGAGAGACCCTGGCCGCCTGGTTGACCGAGTGTGTCGCCGCCCATGTGCGCATGGCACCCGAGGACATCAAGCCCGCCGAGCCGATGTCGTCGTACGGCCTTGATTCCATCGGGGCCACCTCTTTGCTCGTTCAAATCGAAGAACGAGTCGGACATGAGCTGGACGCCAATGTCCCCTGGGAATATCCGACCATCGATGCGCTCACTGATTTTGTGCTGCAACTGGAGTCGCCAGATTCCGCTTCGGGCCGCGTAGGGGCCGCCTGA
- a CDS encoding class I SAM-dependent methyltransferase has translation MPTAVESVAAQDAPSLAKIISHVVDLWPEHEKFLTGSLAGLDSRALRGTEEIAGLVWKLVEPEMADVVASYRWVCRRLLDEELYFRRHGCYRYASVREVEESGFYDSEDIHHYHRGLLLSQVLWRNHADVSQVYVRDFLSRCAAGSRLLEVGPGHGLFLALAARHATQALTGWDISPGSLHYTRRNLAEMGVHGVDLALHNIQDGVLGNDGFDRVVASELLEHVDDPGEVLRSLTGVMRPGAEIFINVPVNSPAPDHIRLWNTPDDFFGFVSSNGIIPTKTYAFPMSGYSEQRALDARVTISCVVIGEVK, from the coding sequence ATGCCTACCGCTGTCGAATCCGTCGCCGCACAGGACGCCCCGTCTCTTGCCAAGATCATCTCGCATGTCGTCGATTTGTGGCCGGAGCACGAGAAATTCCTGACCGGCAGTCTGGCAGGCCTCGACTCGCGTGCGCTGCGCGGAACGGAGGAGATCGCCGGCCTCGTATGGAAGCTCGTGGAACCGGAGATGGCCGACGTAGTGGCCAGTTATCGCTGGGTGTGCCGAAGACTTCTCGACGAGGAGCTCTACTTTCGCAGACACGGTTGCTATCGCTACGCATCGGTCCGGGAAGTGGAGGAGTCGGGATTCTATGATTCCGAGGACATCCATCACTATCACCGGGGCCTATTGCTCTCCCAGGTCCTGTGGCGCAATCACGCCGACGTCTCCCAGGTGTACGTACGCGATTTCCTGTCCCGCTGTGCTGCGGGAAGCCGGCTCCTGGAGGTCGGACCGGGACATGGCCTGTTTCTGGCCCTTGCCGCCCGACATGCCACTCAGGCGCTCACCGGCTGGGACATCAGCCCCGGAAGTCTCCACTACACGCGGCGAAATCTGGCTGAAATGGGCGTGCACGGCGTCGATCTCGCGCTGCACAACATTCAGGACGGGGTGCTCGGCAACGACGGGTTCGACCGCGTCGTGGCCAGCGAATTGCTGGAGCACGTGGACGACCCGGGGGAGGTGCTGCGCTCGCTCACCGGCGTCATGCGGCCGGGGGCCGAGATCTTCATCAACGTTCCAGTGAATAGTCCGGCACCGGACCACATTCGCTTGTGGAACACCCCGGATGACTTCTTTGGATTTGTCTCCTCGAACGGGATTATTCCGACGAAGACGTATGCGTTCCCTATGTCCGGATATTCCGAGCAGCGTGCGCTCGACGCCCGCGTCACCATCTCATGCGTGGTCATCGGGGAGGTGAAATGA
- a CDS encoding fatty acyl-AMP ligase, translated as MDELNPATSVAALLRRRVRENREEQAVAHVAHLDGPDGVSSWTYGRLDEEARAVAARLRRRTSPGDRVLLLYPVGLPFVAAFIGCLYAGVIAVPAPEPGQYSQQRRRLRAIATDADVRTVLTDSSGYETVRAWRAEDGLDHLHVMATDVADQDSGVLEAGDAVETDHGTVVLLQYTSGSTGDAKGVMITNGNMLHNGAAYLRGMGQQSGYRSGGWLPLYHDMGLSAQLLPALMAGGTCYLMQPMTFVRRPHLWLRMIDTFGIQVSHAPNFAYDLCQRKITDEQVAGLDLSRWEYAGNGSEPVQASVLTAFAKRFADQGFQETSFGPSYGMAETVVYVSGVSNRRPVVRSVDAELLEQGEFAPARLGRPARNLVGCGPAEDYEVRVVDPVTRRTMPPDGLGEIWLRGPSVSPGYWRRKEASRTTFDAALADGDGGWLRTGDLGIVVDGDIFVSGRIKDLLIVRGRNLYPHDIEHELRTQHPELGQVGAAFGVSPSEAEPGDEHVVVVHEVRGRDADLLQALGKAMKLTVAREFGTDSTVVLLRPGSVLRTTSGKVRRGEMRRRYLAGELAPLWQG; from the coding sequence GTGGATGAGCTGAACCCTGCGACGAGTGTTGCGGCGCTTCTGCGGCGGCGCGTCCGAGAGAACCGTGAGGAGCAGGCAGTCGCCCATGTGGCACACCTCGACGGTCCCGACGGCGTCAGTTCGTGGACGTACGGCAGGCTGGACGAGGAGGCTCGTGCGGTGGCTGCCCGGCTGCGACGCCGGACCAGCCCGGGTGACCGGGTCCTGTTGCTGTACCCGGTGGGGCTGCCGTTCGTGGCCGCCTTCATCGGTTGTCTGTACGCCGGTGTCATCGCCGTACCCGCACCGGAGCCCGGACAGTACAGCCAGCAGCGGCGCCGTCTCAGAGCCATCGCGACAGATGCCGACGTACGGACTGTGCTGACTGATTCGTCAGGCTACGAGACGGTACGGGCCTGGCGCGCCGAGGATGGCCTCGACCACCTCCACGTGATGGCGACGGACGTCGCGGACCAGGACTCCGGAGTCCTGGAAGCCGGTGACGCGGTGGAGACGGACCACGGCACGGTCGTGCTCCTTCAGTACACCTCGGGGTCCACCGGCGACGCCAAGGGCGTCATGATCACCAACGGCAACATGCTGCACAACGGCGCGGCCTACCTGCGAGGCATGGGACAGCAGTCCGGCTACCGTTCCGGCGGCTGGCTCCCCCTGTACCACGACATGGGACTGAGCGCGCAGTTGCTGCCTGCGCTCATGGCCGGTGGTACCTGCTATCTGATGCAACCGATGACGTTCGTACGGCGGCCCCACCTCTGGCTGCGCATGATCGACACCTTCGGCATCCAGGTGTCCCATGCCCCCAACTTCGCCTACGACCTGTGTCAGCGCAAGATCACCGACGAGCAGGTGGCGGGCCTGGACCTGTCGCGCTGGGAGTACGCGGGCAACGGCTCGGAGCCGGTGCAGGCGTCGGTCCTCACGGCCTTCGCGAAACGCTTCGCCGACCAAGGCTTCCAGGAGACGTCGTTCGGCCCGAGCTACGGCATGGCCGAGACCGTGGTCTATGTGAGCGGCGTCTCCAACCGGCGGCCCGTCGTCCGCAGTGTCGACGCGGAACTGCTCGAACAGGGCGAGTTCGCGCCGGCCCGGCTGGGACGTCCGGCCCGCAACCTGGTCGGGTGCGGTCCCGCGGAGGACTATGAGGTGCGCGTCGTCGACCCGGTCACCAGGCGGACGATGCCCCCGGACGGCCTCGGCGAGATCTGGTTGCGGGGCCCCAGCGTCTCGCCGGGGTACTGGCGGCGGAAGGAAGCGTCCCGGACGACGTTCGACGCCGCCCTCGCGGACGGCGACGGAGGGTGGCTGCGCACCGGTGACCTCGGGATCGTCGTGGACGGGGACATCTTTGTGAGCGGGCGCATCAAGGACCTGCTCATCGTGCGCGGCCGCAATCTCTACCCCCATGACATCGAGCACGAACTGCGCACCCAGCATCCTGAACTCGGCCAGGTCGGCGCGGCCTTCGGGGTGTCCCCCTCGGAAGCCGAACCGGGGGACGAGCACGTCGTCGTGGTGCACGAGGTGCGCGGGCGCGACGCCGACCTGCTCCAGGCGCTGGGGAAGGCGATGAAGCTGACCGTCGCCCGCGAGTTCGGCACGGACAGCACTGTCGTCCTGCTCAGACCCGGTTCCGTCCTCCGCACCACCAGCGGAAAGGTACGGCGCGGTGAGATGCGCCGCCGCTATCTGGCCGGTGAACTTGCACCGCTCTGGCAAGGCTGA
- a CDS encoding TauD/TfdA family dioxygenase, whose protein sequence is MPLTVEGDRDAPDVSSFIRDNRAVLRSQLSEHGAVLLRGFGIGGVPGFEQAVRTMSGEPLAYAERSSPRSSIKGNVYTSTDYPPDEEIFLHNENSYQASWPRLLFFYCDRPPATRGATPLADTRRLHTMIDPAVREEFARRGWMVVRNFHEEFGASWRYIFNTDDPDEAERYCRTRDIAFEWTGEDVLRTRAVRRAIHVHPETAEPVWFNHITFFHHTTLPEEVSEGLLSLFGEEGLPSNTYYGDGAPIPDDVVAHLRDCYRSCSTRFDWQQDDLLVVDNMLASHGREPFTGDRRIAVAMAEAFTPPAAPDATASADLTGHSAQRVG, encoded by the coding sequence TTGCCCCTCACCGTAGAAGGCGATCGGGACGCCCCGGACGTCAGCAGCTTCATACGTGACAACCGGGCCGTCCTGCGCTCGCAGTTGTCGGAACACGGCGCCGTGCTGTTACGGGGGTTCGGCATCGGAGGCGTACCGGGCTTCGAGCAGGCCGTGCGCACCATGTCGGGAGAGCCGCTCGCCTACGCCGAACGCTCCTCACCGCGAAGCTCCATCAAGGGCAACGTCTACACGTCCACGGACTACCCGCCGGACGAGGAGATCTTCCTCCACAACGAGAACTCCTACCAGGCGTCCTGGCCCCGCCTGCTGTTCTTCTACTGCGACCGGCCGCCCGCGACCCGCGGCGCCACTCCGCTCGCCGACACCCGGCGCCTCCACACGATGATCGACCCCGCGGTCCGCGAGGAGTTCGCCCGCCGCGGCTGGATGGTCGTCCGCAATTTCCACGAGGAGTTCGGGGCGTCATGGCGTTACATCTTCAACACCGACGACCCTGACGAGGCCGAGCGGTACTGCCGCACCAGAGACATCGCCTTCGAGTGGACGGGCGAGGACGTCCTGCGCACCCGGGCCGTGCGCCGCGCGATCCACGTCCACCCGGAGACCGCCGAGCCGGTGTGGTTCAACCACATCACCTTCTTCCACCACACGACCCTCCCCGAGGAGGTGAGCGAGGGCCTCCTGAGCCTCTTCGGCGAGGAGGGCCTGCCGAGCAACACGTACTACGGCGACGGCGCGCCCATCCCCGACGACGTGGTCGCCCACCTCAGGGACTGCTACCGCTCGTGCTCCACGCGGTTCGACTGGCAGCAGGACGATCTGCTCGTGGTGGACAACATGCTCGCCTCGCACGGGCGCGAGCCGTTCACCGGTGACCGGCGTATCGCGGTGGCCATGGCCGAGGCGTTCACCCCGCCCGCTGCCCCGGACGCCACCGCTTCCGCGGACCTCACGGGCCACTCCGCCCAGCGGGTGGGATGA
- a CDS encoding cytochrome P450: MSTDTVDLTRLTDPLNRADPYPVLRELALASPSRTAEGLMLIGRHADCSAVLRHPAMSSERERARLSPNAKGPRTRNFLHLDPPDHTRLRRLVVKAFTPRVVAALEPRIRGAADELFSEAAAKGRFEVVSDLAYPLPLRIMCELLGVPFADRYLIQDWSAKLSEALEPPLPGLVAPRATAQAAQARAEFIQYFRDLIAERRTDPRDDLVSQLVRVEESGDRLDEHELLATCILLINAGHETTVNLISNGVLALLRHPDQLELLRRQPELSGQTVEEVLRYDAPVQVTSRVAREPVALSGSHAQEGDFLVLLLGAANRDPDVFPDPDRFDILRPTGAPHLSFSAGPHFCLGAGLARLEVRIAFELFASRMVNPRLAAAGLSYKPNLSLRGPDRLEVAYEGIRPAETE, translated from the coding sequence ATGAGCACCGACACCGTCGATCTCACTCGCCTCACCGACCCGCTGAACCGAGCCGATCCCTACCCCGTCCTGCGGGAGCTCGCGCTCGCGTCGCCGTCCCGGACCGCCGAAGGGCTCATGCTCATCGGCCGGCACGCGGACTGCTCCGCCGTACTGCGCCACCCGGCCATGAGCAGCGAACGCGAACGCGCGCGTCTCTCCCCGAACGCCAAGGGGCCAAGGACCCGGAACTTCCTGCACCTGGACCCGCCGGATCACACCAGGCTCCGCAGGCTGGTGGTCAAGGCGTTCACCCCGCGTGTGGTCGCCGCGCTGGAGCCGCGTATCCGGGGGGCCGCAGATGAGCTCTTCTCCGAAGCGGCCGCGAAAGGGCGGTTCGAGGTCGTCTCCGACCTCGCCTATCCACTGCCGCTGCGGATCATGTGCGAACTGCTCGGGGTGCCCTTCGCGGACCGGTACCTGATCCAGGACTGGTCGGCCAAGCTGTCCGAGGCCCTCGAACCGCCGCTGCCCGGCCTCGTCGCCCCGCGCGCCACGGCCCAGGCGGCGCAGGCACGCGCCGAGTTCATCCAGTACTTCCGCGATCTCATCGCCGAACGGCGCACCGACCCGCGTGACGACCTCGTCTCCCAGCTCGTGCGGGTGGAGGAGTCCGGCGACCGCCTCGACGAGCACGAACTGCTCGCCACCTGCATCCTTCTCATCAACGCGGGCCACGAGACGACGGTCAACCTGATCAGCAACGGCGTCCTGGCCCTGCTGCGCCACCCCGACCAGCTCGAACTCCTGCGCCGCCAACCCGAGTTGTCCGGGCAGACGGTGGAGGAGGTGCTGCGCTACGACGCCCCCGTACAGGTGACTTCACGCGTGGCACGCGAGCCGGTGGCCCTCTCCGGCTCACACGCCCAGGAGGGCGATTTCCTGGTGCTGCTCCTGGGCGCGGCGAACCGGGACCCCGACGTGTTCCCGGACCCGGACCGCTTCGACATCCTGCGCCCGACCGGCGCACCGCACCTGTCGTTCTCGGCAGGACCGCACTTCTGCCTCGGTGCGGGCCTCGCACGCCTCGAGGTGCGCATCGCCTTCGAACTCTTCGCCTCGCGCATGGTCAACCCGCGCCTCGCGGCAGCGGGCCTGTCGTACAAGCCCAACCTCAGCCTGCGCGGCCCGGACCGGCTCGAAGTGGCCTACGAGGGCATTCGACCGGCGGAAACGGAATGA
- a CDS encoding non-ribosomal peptide synthetase, giving the protein MSEAQTRRFPLTAVQAGVWYGHQADSSGHQYNVSQYVDFRGRLDVTLLAEAWRRLRQETEVMRISAVIEDDGLYQVVGEGDAELPLLDLTREADPEAAALDWMRTQALRPIDLTAEPSAYALLQLAPDRFFYYHCFHHILIDAYGESLLLRRLAQLYTALVANTPAPAAEFTTLDELAREEAAYHASQAFARDRAYWVERFADRPTPTRLVEDRAQGARSGGADVPTLNRAGALSEETERRLRESARSGAAEWPATLIAAMAAYTARTTRQREVVLTVPLTARMTPAMMRAPFLTANAMPLRLPVSDDDSLSSLLPTVVREIRVMLKHQRYLHEDLRRELGLAADGKGLLGVMINVMSFDLRLDFDGIPAALRSLLPATTGDLALHVFDRRDGHAPQLVFDADATLCDAVTLDGHQARFLRFLEAAVARPDTPVGELPLLSEAEERELIEGADDPRTRVPDTILPELFEDQVRRTPDAAALTTLDETLTYARLNARANRFARTLIAHGAGPERFVALALPRSTDFFVALLAVVKAGAAYVPIDVAYPAERVSRMLDDCAPVCVVTAQDSDLVVPAGVPRLTVDAPGRRVEADHDVTQEERAGRLGAANAAYMIYTSGSTGLPKGVVISQGSVVSFAGVYARVLRVEPHHRVLQFLSLSFDASGADFWPVWKVGARVVLTPPHASLPGPELTEFMREQRITHAGWTPTMAETIPDEELPDLVNLMVGGSAPSPGVIGRWSARCRVVNVYGPTENTVAATASVPLVGEQHAPIGIPLSNTRAFILDDELRPVPPGTMGELFVSGAGLARGYWRRPAVTAEAFLPCPFGPPGARMYRTGDLVRRRADGPLDYIGRTDGQVKIRGYRIETGEVQSVLTDHAEVASAEVLVREDERGERRLVGYVAPLAGTRPHAADIRAWARTRLPDFMVPAAVVVLVEQEWPLTVNGKVDTDRLPAPDFSALASGREPRTQREKVLCGLMAEALGLERVGTDDSFFDLGGDSIIATRLASAAYREGVAITVRDIFQHRTVETLAAASGPGDPGGERAESGPVLLPDEDEVLARLRRTRPGVTEVLPLSPLQEGFLFHELLHEGDADVYAAQLQMDLRGELDATALRAAAQQVIDRHGNLRAAFVHDVGDRAVQAIHASLSVPWVTADLSELTPGQREERATRLAADDRTRPFDLARPPLLRFRLLALAPGLHRLVITGHHILVDAWSTPVLLRELFALYEGPAQAGPLPAVTPYRAYLSWVAAQDGAAADRAWTVALAGLAGPTLVAPGAAESSRLEQHTLATRLTPSDTTRLVAWCRHHGVTLNTAVQGVWALQLSRWTGSDDVVFGTSVSGRPPEVPGMERMVGLFTNTLPVRVRLRPDVKLCDLLVQLQDEQAQLMDHQHLGLSRIQQLTGFSALFDTTTVFLDASMNAKDLDITAGELRVATHALVEGTPYPLRLAAIRGEFLELALNHRPDVISAKTARDLIDRCSDLLVSLADDPEQLVSEAGAPSEAEQARMLAEWGGYGA; this is encoded by the coding sequence ATGTCTGAGGCACAGACGCGGCGCTTCCCCCTGACCGCCGTTCAGGCGGGCGTCTGGTACGGCCACCAGGCCGACTCCTCGGGCCACCAGTACAACGTCAGCCAGTACGTGGACTTCCGCGGGCGCCTCGACGTGACCCTCCTGGCCGAGGCCTGGCGCCGACTGCGGCAGGAGACCGAGGTCATGCGGATCAGCGCCGTCATCGAGGACGACGGGCTGTACCAGGTCGTCGGCGAAGGCGACGCCGAACTGCCGCTGCTCGACCTCACCCGGGAGGCCGACCCCGAGGCGGCCGCCCTGGACTGGATGCGGACCCAGGCGCTGCGGCCCATCGACCTGACCGCGGAGCCCTCGGCCTACGCGCTGCTTCAGCTCGCCCCGGACCGGTTCTTCTACTACCACTGCTTCCACCACATCCTCATCGACGCCTACGGTGAGTCGCTGCTGCTGCGCAGGCTCGCGCAGCTCTACACCGCACTGGTCGCGAACACGCCCGCCCCCGCAGCGGAGTTCACGACACTGGACGAGCTGGCGCGGGAGGAAGCCGCCTATCACGCGTCCCAAGCCTTCGCCCGCGACCGCGCGTACTGGGTCGAGCGCTTCGCGGACCGGCCGACCCCCACCCGGTTGGTGGAGGACCGCGCGCAGGGCGCACGGAGCGGCGGCGCCGACGTGCCGACCCTCAACCGGGCCGGCGCCCTGAGCGAGGAGACCGAGCGGCGGCTCAGGGAGAGCGCCCGGTCCGGCGCAGCCGAATGGCCGGCGACGCTCATCGCCGCCATGGCCGCGTACACCGCCCGGACCACGAGGCAGCGCGAAGTCGTGCTGACGGTGCCGCTCACGGCCCGGATGACCCCCGCCATGATGCGGGCCCCGTTCCTGACCGCCAACGCGATGCCGCTGCGGCTGCCCGTGAGCGACGACGACTCGCTCTCCAGCCTGCTGCCGACCGTGGTGCGGGAGATCCGCGTCATGCTCAAGCACCAGCGCTACCTGCACGAGGACCTCCGCAGGGAGCTGGGCCTTGCGGCGGACGGCAAGGGCCTGCTCGGCGTGATGATCAACGTGATGTCCTTCGACCTGCGGCTCGACTTCGACGGCATCCCGGCCGCGCTCCGCAGCCTGCTGCCCGCGACGACCGGCGACCTGGCGCTCCACGTCTTCGACCGCCGCGACGGGCATGCGCCGCAGCTCGTGTTCGACGCCGACGCCACGCTGTGCGACGCCGTGACGCTCGACGGGCACCAGGCGCGTTTCCTGCGTTTCCTGGAAGCGGCGGTCGCCCGACCGGACACACCGGTCGGCGAGCTGCCCCTGCTGAGCGAGGCGGAGGAGCGGGAGCTCATCGAGGGCGCCGACGACCCGCGCACGCGTGTCCCGGACACGATCCTTCCGGAACTGTTCGAGGACCAGGTGCGCCGGACCCCGGACGCGGCGGCGCTCACCACGCTGGACGAGACCCTGACGTACGCCCGACTCAACGCCCGCGCCAATAGGTTCGCGCGCACACTCATCGCGCACGGCGCCGGGCCCGAGCGCTTCGTCGCACTCGCGCTGCCCCGCTCGACGGACTTCTTCGTCGCCCTGCTCGCAGTGGTCAAGGCGGGTGCGGCCTATGTGCCGATCGACGTCGCCTACCCGGCCGAGCGGGTGTCCCGCATGCTCGACGACTGCGCCCCGGTCTGTGTGGTGACCGCCCAGGACTCCGACCTCGTCGTGCCGGCCGGAGTGCCGCGCCTGACCGTCGACGCGCCGGGCCGGCGTGTGGAGGCCGATCACGATGTGACGCAGGAAGAGCGCGCCGGACGGCTCGGCGCGGCGAACGCCGCCTACATGATCTACACGTCCGGCTCGACGGGCCTGCCCAAGGGCGTGGTGATCAGCCAGGGCAGCGTCGTGAGTTTCGCGGGCGTCTACGCCCGTGTACTCCGCGTCGAACCCCACCACCGGGTGCTGCAGTTCCTCTCCCTGAGCTTCGACGCGTCCGGCGCGGACTTCTGGCCGGTCTGGAAGGTGGGGGCGCGGGTGGTCCTGACGCCGCCGCACGCGTCGCTGCCGGGCCCGGAGCTGACCGAGTTCATGCGCGAGCAGCGGATCACCCACGCCGGCTGGACGCCGACCATGGCGGAGACCATTCCCGACGAGGAACTCCCGGACCTCGTCAACCTCATGGTCGGCGGCTCGGCTCCCAGCCCTGGCGTCATCGGGCGCTGGTCGGCACGGTGCCGGGTGGTCAATGTGTACGGCCCGACCGAGAACACGGTCGCCGCCACCGCCAGCGTCCCGCTCGTCGGCGAGCAGCACGCGCCGATCGGCATCCCGCTGTCCAACACCCGCGCGTTCATCCTCGACGACGAGCTGCGCCCGGTCCCGCCGGGCACCATGGGCGAGCTGTTCGTGTCCGGAGCCGGACTGGCCCGCGGCTACTGGCGGCGGCCCGCCGTGACCGCCGAAGCGTTCCTGCCCTGCCCCTTCGGGCCGCCCGGCGCCCGGATGTACCGCACCGGCGATCTGGTGCGCCGCCGAGCGGACGGCCCGCTCGACTACATCGGACGCACCGACGGACAGGTGAAGATCCGCGGCTACCGGATCGAGACAGGTGAGGTGCAGTCCGTGCTCACCGACCATGCCGAGGTGGCTTCCGCGGAGGTCCTGGTCCGGGAGGACGAGCGGGGCGAGCGCAGGCTCGTAGGGTACGTCGCGCCCCTCGCCGGAACGCGTCCGCACGCCGCCGACATACGCGCCTGGGCCCGCACCAGGCTGCCGGACTTCATGGTGCCGGCCGCGGTGGTCGTGCTCGTGGAACAAGAGTGGCCGCTGACCGTCAACGGAAAGGTGGACACCGACCGACTGCCCGCACCCGACTTCTCCGCGCTCGCCTCAGGACGCGAGCCCCGTACCCAGCGCGAGAAGGTGCTGTGCGGGCTGATGGCGGAGGCCCTCGGCCTGGAACGGGTGGGCACGGACGACTCGTTCTTCGACCTGGGCGGCGACAGCATCATCGCCACCCGTCTGGCGTCGGCGGCATACCGCGAGGGCGTGGCGATCACCGTCCGCGACATCTTCCAGCACCGCACGGTCGAGACCCTCGCCGCCGCTTCCGGTCCCGGCGACCCGGGCGGCGAACGCGCGGAATCGGGCCCCGTGCTGCTGCCCGACGAGGACGAGGTGCTCGCCCGGCTGCGGCGGACGCGTCCCGGCGTCACGGAGGTGCTGCCGCTGTCCCCGCTGCAGGAGGGCTTCCTCTTCCACGAGTTGCTCCATGAAGGGGACGCCGACGTCTACGCGGCCCAGCTCCAGATGGACCTCCGCGGTGAGCTCGATGCGACGGCACTGCGCGCCGCGGCCCAACAGGTGATCGACCGGCACGGCAATCTGCGTGCCGCCTTCGTGCACGACGTGGGCGACCGGGCGGTCCAGGCGATCCATGCCTCGCTCTCCGTGCCCTGGGTCACGGCCGACCTGTCCGAGCTGACTCCCGGGCAGCGGGAGGAGCGGGCGACGCGGCTGGCCGCCGACGACCGTACCCGGCCCTTCGACCTCGCCCGTCCGCCGCTCCTGCGATTCAGGCTGCTCGCCCTCGCGCCGGGGCTGCACCGGCTGGTGATCACGGGACATCACATCCTGGTGGACGCCTGGTCGACGCCGGTTCTGCTGCGCGAGTTGTTCGCCCTCTACGAAGGTCCCGCACAGGCCGGCCCGCTGCCGGCGGTGACCCCCTACCGCGCCTACCTGTCCTGGGTCGCGGCCCAGGACGGCGCCGCGGCCGACCGTGCCTGGACCGTCGCACTGGCCGGTCTGGCAGGGCCCACCCTGGTGGCGCCCGGTGCGGCAGAGTCCTCGCGTCTCGAACAGCACACCCTGGCCACGCGGTTGACTCCCTCGGACACCACCCGTCTGGTCGCCTGGTGCCGTCATCACGGGGTCACGCTCAATACCGCGGTGCAAGGCGTCTGGGCCCTGCAACTGTCCCGGTGGACCGGTTCGGACGATGTCGTGTTCGGCACGTCCGTCTCCGGCAGGCCGCCGGAGGTGCCCGGGATGGAGCGGATGGTGGGCCTGTTCACCAACACCCTGCCGGTACGGGTCAGGCTGCGACCGGACGTGAAGCTGTGCGACCTGCTGGTGCAACTCCAGGACGAGCAAGCCCAGTTGATGGATCATCAGCACCTCGGTCTCTCCCGCATCCAGCAACTCACGGGCTTCAGCGCACTGTTCGACACCACCACGGTCTTCCTCGATGCCTCGATGAACGCCAAGGACCTGGACATCACGGCGGGCGAGCTGCGGGTGGCCACCCATGCGCTCGTCGAAGGAACTCCGTACCCGCTGCGACTGGCGGCCATCCGCGGCGAATTTCTGGAACTGGCCCTGAACCACCGGCCCGACGTCATATCCGCGAAGACGGCACGCGACTTGATCGACCGGTGCTCGGACCTCCTGGTCTCCCTGGCCGATGACCCCGAGCAGCTGGTCTCCGAAGCGGGAGCGCCGAGCGAGGCGGAACAGGCCCGCATGCTCGCCGAATGGGGTGGATACGGAGCATGA